In Microbacterium sp. AB, a single genomic region encodes these proteins:
- a CDS encoding ABC transporter ATP-binding protein: MSSAERREEILRLEGVSLEYRTGRGRAHTVVDDVGFGLERGGVLALVGESGSGKSTLARTVTGTLAAHARITAGSVVFDGEDLTRISSRRYRALRGNRIGYVPQDALLGLNPLLPVGRQAAEPLRVHTGLDKDERRARVLELFDRVGLRRVESVYDSHPHELSGGMCQRVLIAAAIAAGPDLVVADEPTTALDATVQRRILDLLADLAREEGLSLLLVTHDLGVAAERAGRVVVLREGRVVEAGDAERIVRRPRAEYTAQLVASSHIDRSPLALAESRRGRTIPADAAAPEAVVVAEGLEKTFRSRTGDEVRALRDVSLSVARGTTLGIVGESGSGKTTLVRVLSGLARPDAGTVRIHGEELIHDREGATDRRALYRKLQLVYQNPYSSLDPRQTVRSLLEEPLTGYRLGGRGERARRIAELLDLTGLPSAVAGRYTAELSGGQRQRVAIARALAPRPEVLICDEPVSALDVTVQRQVLDLLDDLQRELGLTYLFVSHDLGVISEVSDDVLVLQHGDVVESGPAAALLREPRTAYVRELIAAIPRPAFA; this comes from the coding sequence GTGTCGTCGGCTGAACGGCGGGAGGAGATCCTCCGCCTCGAGGGGGTCTCCCTCGAATACCGCACGGGGCGCGGGCGTGCGCACACGGTCGTCGACGATGTCGGGTTCGGGCTCGAACGCGGCGGGGTCCTGGCCCTCGTGGGCGAGTCGGGATCGGGCAAGAGCACGCTCGCGCGGACCGTCACGGGCACGCTGGCCGCCCACGCGAGGATCACGGCGGGCTCGGTCGTCTTCGACGGCGAGGACCTGACGCGCATCTCGTCGCGCCGCTACCGTGCGCTGCGGGGCAACCGCATCGGCTACGTCCCGCAGGACGCGCTGCTCGGGCTCAACCCGCTGCTCCCCGTCGGGCGGCAGGCGGCCGAGCCGCTCCGCGTGCACACCGGCCTCGACAAGGACGAGCGGCGCGCGCGCGTGCTCGAGCTTTTCGACAGGGTCGGGCTGCGGCGCGTCGAGAGCGTGTACGACAGCCACCCCCACGAGCTCTCGGGCGGCATGTGCCAGCGTGTGCTCATCGCCGCCGCGATCGCGGCGGGACCGGACCTCGTCGTGGCGGACGAGCCGACGACGGCCCTCGACGCGACGGTGCAGCGGAGGATCCTCGACCTCCTCGCCGACCTCGCCCGCGAGGAGGGGCTCAGCCTCCTGCTCGTCACGCACGACCTGGGCGTGGCCGCGGAGCGCGCGGGGCGCGTCGTCGTGCTCCGCGAGGGTCGCGTGGTGGAGGCGGGCGACGCCGAGCGGATCGTCAGGCGCCCCCGGGCGGAGTACACCGCCCAGCTCGTCGCGTCCTCGCACATCGACCGTTCGCCGCTCGCGCTCGCCGAGAGCCGCAGGGGCCGGACGATCCCCGCCGACGCGGCGGCCCCGGAGGCCGTCGTCGTCGCGGAAGGCCTGGAGAAGACGTTCCGCAGCCGTACCGGCGACGAGGTCCGCGCCCTCCGCGACGTGTCGCTGAGCGTCGCGCGCGGCACGACCCTCGGCATCGTCGGCGAGTCGGGCTCCGGCAAGACGACGCTCGTGCGCGTGCTGTCCGGGCTCGCGAGGCCCGACGCGGGCACCGTGCGCATCCACGGCGAGGAGCTCATCCACGACCGCGAGGGCGCGACCGATCGCCGCGCGCTCTACCGGAAGCTTCAGCTCGTGTACCAGAACCCCTACTCGTCGCTCGACCCGCGGCAGACCGTGCGCTCGCTGCTCGAGGAGCCGCTGACGGGCTACCGGCTCGGCGGACGCGGCGAGAGGGCGCGGCGCATCGCCGAGCTGCTCGACCTGACGGGCCTGCCGTCGGCCGTGGCGGGTCGCTACACCGCCGAGCTCTCGGGAGGGCAGCGCCAGCGGGTCGCCATCGCCCGGGCTCTCGCGCCGCGTCCCGAGGTCCTCATCTGCGACGAGCCCGTCTCGGCGCTCGACGTCACCGTGCAGCGGCAGGTGCTCGACCTGCTCGACGACCTGCAGCGCGAGCTGGGGCTGACGTACCTCTTCGTCTCTCACGATCTCGGCGTGATCAGCGAGGTGTCCGACGACGTCCTCGTCCTGCAGCACGGCGACGTGGTCGAATCGGGCCCCGCCGCCGCCCTGCTGCGCGAGCCTCGGACGGCGTACGTCCGCGAGCTCATCGCGGCGATCCCGCGCCCGGCGTTCGCCTGA
- a CDS encoding ABC transporter permease, translating into MSGGPGAGGRLRYLGKRLAYGVVVLWGAFTASFFLLYVLPGDAAGGLTAGAEGEDLEAILAEQRELLGLDRPVLVQYGDALWRALHGDFGISIFTRRPATELYFEAFGETIRLAAVGLALAVVLGVLLSVLIELIDWTWARELLLSLPPIAVSVPPFWVGIVLLQLFAFQLRLIPPTGNDSLPGLLVASLALAIPGAGGVSQLLTTNLRGALTSPYIETVRNWGLGRAGVVVRHALRNSILPVVTSFGTTVGVMIGGTVLTETVFSRTGVGRVIVDAVDGRDTPVVLVCVTVSAAIFVAVNFVVDAVYPLIDRRIELEA; encoded by the coding sequence GTGAGCGGCGGCCCGGGCGCGGGCGGGCGCCTCCGCTACCTCGGCAAGCGCCTCGCTTACGGGGTCGTGGTGCTGTGGGGCGCGTTCACGGCGAGCTTCTTCCTCCTCTACGTCCTGCCGGGCGATGCGGCCGGCGGCCTGACGGCGGGGGCGGAGGGGGAGGACCTCGAGGCGATCCTCGCGGAGCAGCGGGAGCTGCTCGGCCTCGACCGGCCCGTCCTCGTCCAGTACGGCGATGCGCTCTGGCGCGCCCTCCACGGCGACTTCGGCATCAGCATCTTCACGCGTCGCCCGGCGACGGAGCTCTACTTCGAGGCGTTCGGCGAGACGATCAGGCTCGCCGCCGTCGGCCTCGCCCTGGCCGTCGTCCTCGGCGTGCTGCTCTCCGTGCTCATCGAGCTGATCGACTGGACATGGGCGAGGGAGCTGCTCCTGTCGCTCCCGCCCATCGCCGTCTCCGTGCCGCCCTTCTGGGTGGGGATCGTCCTGCTGCAGCTCTTCGCGTTCCAGCTGCGGCTCATCCCGCCGACGGGGAACGACAGCCTGCCCGGGCTGCTCGTGGCCTCGCTGGCGCTCGCCATCCCCGGTGCCGGCGGCGTCTCGCAGCTGCTCACGACGAACCTCCGCGGCGCGCTGACCTCGCCCTACATCGAGACCGTGCGCAACTGGGGGCTCGGCCGCGCGGGCGTCGTCGTCCGGCACGCGCTGCGGAACTCCATCCTTCCCGTCGTGACCTCGTTCGGGACCACGGTCGGCGTCATGATCGGGGGCACCGTGCTCACGGAGACCGTCTTCTCGCGCACGGGCGTCGGCCGCGTCATCGTGGACGCCGTGGACGGGCGCGACACCCCTGTCGTCCTCGTCTGCGTGACCGTGAGCGCCGCGATCTTCGTCGCGGTCAACTTCGTCGTCGACGCCGTCTACCCGCTGATCGATCGACGTATCGAGCTGGAGGCATGA
- a CDS encoding ABC transporter permease — translation MMRPTLVLSWIWVALVLTSAVAPQWFVGYDPLAQDAQARFLPPSADHLFGTDQYGRDHFARTVHGTSQSLQAAVVAVLIGLVAGSLIGLIAGALRGVVETVLMRVVDIMLAVPSLIVSLAIVTALGRGTINIAIAIGINSVASFARLMRSEVLKVRALPYVEASVFTGHRFPYRLARHILPNASGSVLAAATMDIGTAILGVAALSFLGFGAPPPTPEWGALVAEGRSFLTVQWWLSTLPGVVIVLSVLAVYRIGRSIDQGRTSVVG, via the coding sequence ATGATGCGCCCCACGCTCGTCCTCTCCTGGATCTGGGTCGCGCTCGTCCTGACGAGCGCCGTCGCGCCGCAGTGGTTCGTGGGATACGACCCGCTCGCCCAGGACGCTCAGGCGCGGTTCCTCCCGCCGAGCGCCGATCACCTCTTCGGGACGGACCAGTACGGCCGCGACCACTTCGCCCGCACCGTCCACGGCACGTCGCAGTCGCTGCAGGCCGCCGTCGTCGCCGTGCTCATCGGGCTCGTGGCCGGCTCGCTCATCGGCCTGATCGCCGGAGCGCTCCGCGGCGTCGTCGAAACCGTCCTCATGCGCGTCGTCGACATCATGCTCGCGGTGCCGAGCCTCATCGTGTCGCTCGCGATCGTCACGGCGCTGGGGCGCGGCACGATCAACATCGCGATCGCCATCGGGATCAACAGCGTGGCGAGCTTCGCACGCCTCATGCGGTCGGAGGTGCTGAAGGTGCGGGCCCTGCCCTATGTCGAGGCCTCCGTCTTCACGGGGCACCGCTTCCCGTACCGGCTTGCGCGGCACATCCTGCCGAACGCGTCCGGCTCGGTCCTCGCGGCCGCGACGATGGACATCGGGACGGCCATCCTCGGCGTCGCGGCGCTCAGCTTCCTCGGCTTCGGCGCCCCGCCGCCCACGCCGGAGTGGGGCGCGCTCGTCGCCGAGGGGCGCTCCTTCCTCACCGTCCAGTGGTGGCTCAGCACCCTGCCGGGCGTCGTCATCGTGCTGTCCGTGCTCGCCGTCTACCGGATCGGGCGTTCCATCGACCAGGGGAGGACGAGTGTCGTCGGCTGA
- a CDS encoding aminotransferase class V-fold PLP-dependent enzyme, whose amino-acid sequence MSRLDAWPFAALPAFPAERYSALGERIGRILGAEEHDVVLVPGEAIVALEAAAREAGASRRRFLNVATSVYGRLFGDWLADAGGEVTTVSPAVAGQPIAIDEVRAALSGGSFDAISFVHGEAATGIVNPIDDILAEARGLGLVAIVDAVASVGAEPLVLGEDGPDIVVVGPQKGLRGPAGVSAVAINTRGWALLARPPRRATLSSLSLLDIRRDWLDSDRAVIPGTPAPHELWALDAALDAIGHEGIDGVVARHRLAARAARSGARALGIATWTGDDERSSGLTTGVLLPQDVDRTRVIALAQALFGVTLAVGPEGVDPRLVRIRHTAAEAGFEPVLAVVAALGGALVAAGADVDVAAGAAAVVSVYAEARHDDAHDD is encoded by the coding sequence ATGAGCCGTCTCGACGCATGGCCGTTCGCCGCCCTGCCGGCGTTCCCCGCCGAGCGGTACTCCGCCCTCGGCGAGCGGATCGGCCGGATCCTGGGCGCGGAGGAGCACGACGTCGTCCTCGTGCCCGGCGAGGCGATCGTCGCGCTGGAGGCCGCGGCCCGCGAGGCCGGGGCGTCGCGGAGACGATTCCTCAACGTCGCCACGAGCGTCTACGGCCGGCTCTTCGGCGACTGGCTGGCCGACGCCGGCGGCGAGGTGACGACGGTCTCCCCGGCCGTCGCAGGACAGCCCATCGCGATCGACGAGGTCCGTGCGGCCCTCTCCGGCGGCTCCTTCGACGCGATCTCCTTCGTCCACGGTGAGGCGGCGACGGGGATCGTCAACCCGATCGACGACATCCTCGCGGAGGCACGCGGACTCGGCCTCGTCGCGATCGTCGACGCCGTGGCCTCCGTTGGCGCCGAGCCGCTCGTCCTCGGGGAGGACGGCCCCGACATCGTCGTCGTCGGGCCGCAGAAGGGGCTCCGCGGGCCCGCGGGCGTCTCCGCCGTCGCGATCAACACACGAGGCTGGGCGCTCCTCGCCCGTCCTCCGCGACGCGCGACCCTCTCGTCCCTCTCCCTCCTCGACATCCGTCGCGACTGGCTCGACTCCGACCGCGCCGTCATCCCCGGAACGCCCGCCCCGCACGAGCTCTGGGCGCTGGACGCCGCGCTCGACGCGATCGGGCACGAGGGCATCGACGGCGTCGTCGCCCGTCACCGCCTCGCCGCGCGCGCGGCCCGGTCCGGCGCGCGGGCGCTGGGGATCGCGACGTGGACGGGCGACGACGAGCGCTCGTCGGGGCTGACCACAGGAGTCCTCCTCCCGCAGGACGTCGATCGGACCCGTGTCATCGCCCTGGCCCAGGCCCTGTTCGGCGTCACGCTCGCCGTCGGCCCGGAGGGCGTCGACCCCCGGCTCGTCCGCATCCGTCACACGGCGGCGGAGGCCGGCTTCGAGCCCGTCCTCGCGGTCGTGGCGGCGCTCGGCGGCGCCCTCGTCGCGGCGGGCGCGGACGTCGACGTCGCCGCAGGCGCCGCAGCCGTCGTCTCGGTCTACGCCGAGGCGCGGCATGACGACGCACACGACGACTAG
- a CDS encoding GntR family transcriptional regulator, whose protein sequence is MRSAASGGETAALSHYRTLRERILAGDIDAETRLYESALTDDLGTSRTPIREALAMLERDGILKRERRGYRVHERTEQEILDYFDVRNALEATSAEAAASRATELERARMTAILREARQSADAAVREALHGEWHRALILASHNTALADFVARAETLISLHRRPWERSIAGTEESQAEHERILDAVVERDPELARRRMAAHMARARDYQLLLLSTRRS, encoded by the coding sequence ATGAGAAGCGCGGCGTCCGGCGGGGAGACCGCCGCCCTCTCGCACTACCGGACCCTCCGCGAGCGCATCCTCGCGGGCGACATCGACGCCGAGACCCGTCTCTACGAGAGCGCCCTGACGGACGACCTCGGGACGTCGCGCACCCCCATCCGGGAGGCGCTCGCGATGCTCGAGCGCGACGGGATCCTCAAGCGGGAGCGCCGCGGCTACCGGGTGCACGAGCGCACCGAGCAGGAGATCCTCGACTACTTCGACGTGCGCAACGCCCTCGAGGCGACGAGCGCCGAGGCCGCGGCCTCACGGGCGACCGAGCTCGAGCGCGCACGCATGACGGCGATCCTGCGCGAGGCGCGACAGAGTGCAGACGCCGCCGTGCGGGAGGCGCTCCACGGCGAGTGGCATCGGGCCCTCATCCTGGCGTCGCACAACACGGCGCTCGCCGACTTCGTCGCCCGCGCGGAGACCCTCATCAGCCTGCACCGGCGCCCGTGGGAGCGGTCCATCGCAGGCACGGAGGAGTCGCAGGCCGAGCACGAGCGCATCCTCGACGCCGTCGTCGAGCGCGACCCCGAACTCGCCAGGCGGCGCATGGCGGCGCACATGGCCCGCGCCCGCGACTACCAGCTGCTCCTCCTCAGCACCCGCCGGAGCTGA
- a CDS encoding NtaA/DmoA family FMN-dependent monooxygenase (This protein belongs to a clade of FMN-dependent monooxygenases, within a broader family of flavin-dependent oxidoreductases, the luciferase-like monooxygenase (LMM) family, some of whose members use coenzyme F420 rather than FMN.), translating to MSATPGPHRRQLHLGYMYWVNGTHWGGWRQPDAPTDGAFDVAYALRAAHTVERAKFDFFFLGDTLPGDIVDEQWKTTHNTGRLEPFTLGSQLALQTTDIGIVVTAHPTFYDPYILARLTSSLDHLSGGRLAWNVVLGASDAAARNFGLDDLGGASRYERADEFIEVVKRLWDSIEDDAYIQDKESGRFIDDSRIHRLNWRGEHFRVEGTLPLRRPPQGHPPLLYAGASEASRALSAKWADVHFTNSRTIEASAAFNADVRERAAAFGRDPEQLFFLPGITPVIGDTRASAVAVYDRLNAALPLDDDIVWGGRDREHWAAYAASPAGQAPLGHGLRNLGALSALIGVDVTDAGLDAVFPSAHVAGLSERGRRLLASVTERTDRTPEGADPVRVRDLLYASVIDGFPLAIGTAESVADTLQEWFEQGAADGFNVQSPYLWGQLDRFADEVVPILQRRGLQRTEYEASTFRGHLGLPRPRGFFDGR from the coding sequence ATGAGCGCAACCCCCGGTCCGCACCGGCGACAGCTCCACCTCGGCTACATGTACTGGGTCAACGGCACCCACTGGGGCGGATGGCGTCAGCCGGACGCCCCCACGGACGGCGCCTTCGACGTCGCGTACGCCCTCCGCGCGGCGCACACGGTCGAGCGGGCGAAGTTCGACTTCTTCTTCCTCGGCGACACCCTCCCGGGCGACATCGTCGACGAGCAGTGGAAGACGACGCACAACACCGGCAGGCTCGAGCCCTTCACGCTCGGGTCGCAGCTGGCGCTCCAGACCACGGACATCGGCATCGTGGTGACGGCGCATCCGACGTTCTATGACCCCTACATCCTGGCTCGGCTCACGTCGTCGCTCGACCATCTGAGCGGGGGACGCCTCGCGTGGAACGTCGTGCTGGGCGCCTCGGACGCCGCCGCGCGCAACTTCGGCCTGGACGACCTCGGCGGGGCGTCCCGCTACGAGCGCGCGGACGAGTTCATCGAGGTCGTGAAGCGCCTCTGGGACAGCATCGAGGACGACGCGTACATCCAGGACAAGGAGTCGGGACGCTTCATCGACGACAGCCGGATCCACCGGCTGAACTGGAGGGGCGAGCACTTCCGCGTCGAGGGGACGCTCCCGCTGCGCCGGCCGCCCCAGGGGCATCCGCCGCTGCTGTACGCGGGAGCGAGCGAGGCGTCGCGCGCGCTGTCGGCCAAGTGGGCCGACGTGCACTTCACGAACTCGCGCACGATCGAGGCGTCCGCCGCGTTCAACGCCGACGTCCGCGAGCGCGCGGCGGCGTTCGGCCGCGACCCCGAGCAGCTGTTCTTCCTGCCGGGGATCACGCCCGTCATCGGCGACACCCGCGCGTCCGCCGTCGCCGTCTACGACCGGTTGAACGCCGCGCTCCCGCTCGACGACGACATCGTCTGGGGCGGGCGCGACCGTGAGCACTGGGCGGCGTACGCGGCGTCGCCTGCGGGCCAGGCGCCGCTCGGCCACGGCCTGCGGAACCTCGGCGCGCTGTCGGCGCTCATCGGCGTCGACGTGACGGACGCCGGCCTCGACGCCGTCTTCCCCTCCGCCCACGTCGCGGGGCTGTCCGAGCGGGGCCGGCGTCTCCTCGCGTCGGTGACGGAGCGCACCGACCGGACGCCGGAGGGCGCCGACCCCGTGCGCGTGAGGGACCTACTGTACGCGTCGGTCATCGACGGCTTCCCGCTCGCGATCGGCACGGCCGAGAGCGTCGCGGACACGCTGCAGGAGTGGTTCGAGCAGGGGGCGGCCGACGGCTTCAACGTGCAGTCGCCGTACCTGTGGGGGCAGCTCGACCGCTTCGCCGACGAGGTGGTGCCGATCCTCCAGCGACGCGGTCTGCAGCGCACGGAGTACGAGGCGAGCACGTTCCGGGGGCACCTCGGGCTCCCGCGCCCGCGCGGCTTCTTCGACGGGCGGTGA
- a CDS encoding LLM class flavin-dependent oxidoreductase, protein MTRRTIHLNAFENFSPGNISSGLWRHPQDRSHEYKSIRYWTRLARDLEHAGFDGVFMADILGMLDAYKGGPDEALRTASQVPIDDPTTVVSAMAAVTRRLGFAITLSTSYTQPYLLARTLTSLDHLSDGRIGWNIVTSFLDSAARNVGAGEQLAHDARYDRADEFLAVTHKLWELSWDDDAVVLDKERGVYADPSRVHPVRHDGTHFHVPDAFLAEPSAQRTPVLFQAGSSGRGQRFAAEHAEGLFVHGTRPEVIAPIVAAVRAEAAALGRDPRSVKTFAVATIVTGETDEIAQAKHRDLLEYIDYGGAMVQFAGPVGVDLSEFDPDVPLADIPSNGAQFSARFFASADPDRVWTLREVAHYMGVGGMGPVIVGSGETVADELERWAEVADLDGFNLAYAVRPGTFDDIIRHVVPVLRRRGLLSEAAGDSTFRERLYGEGQTRLHDDHPHRRIALDASGQA, encoded by the coding sequence ATGACGAGACGGACCATCCACCTCAACGCCTTCGAGAACTTCTCCCCCGGCAACATCTCCTCCGGGCTCTGGCGACATCCGCAGGACCGCTCGCACGAGTACAAGAGCATCCGGTACTGGACGCGCCTGGCGCGCGACCTCGAGCACGCGGGATTCGACGGCGTCTTCATGGCCGACATCCTCGGGATGCTCGACGCCTACAAGGGCGGGCCCGACGAGGCGCTGCGGACCGCGAGCCAGGTGCCGATCGACGACCCCACGACCGTCGTCTCGGCGATGGCGGCCGTCACCAGACGGCTCGGATTCGCCATCACGCTGTCGACGTCGTACACGCAGCCCTACCTTCTAGCCCGGACGCTGACGAGCCTCGACCACCTGTCGGACGGCCGCATCGGCTGGAACATCGTCACCTCGTTCCTCGACAGCGCGGCACGGAACGTCGGAGCCGGCGAGCAGCTCGCGCACGACGCACGCTACGACCGCGCCGACGAGTTCCTCGCGGTGACGCACAAGCTCTGGGAGCTCTCGTGGGACGACGACGCCGTCGTGCTCGACAAGGAGCGCGGCGTCTACGCCGACCCCTCACGCGTGCACCCCGTCCGGCACGACGGGACGCACTTCCACGTGCCCGACGCGTTCCTCGCCGAGCCGTCGGCGCAGCGCACCCCCGTGCTCTTCCAGGCCGGTTCGTCGGGACGCGGCCAGCGCTTCGCAGCGGAGCACGCCGAGGGGCTCTTCGTCCACGGCACGCGCCCCGAGGTGATCGCGCCCATCGTCGCGGCCGTCCGCGCAGAGGCCGCGGCGCTCGGGCGCGACCCCCGATCGGTCAAGACGTTCGCGGTCGCGACGATCGTGACGGGCGAGACGGACGAGATCGCGCAGGCGAAGCACCGCGACCTGCTGGAGTACATCGACTACGGAGGGGCGATGGTGCAGTTCGCCGGCCCTGTGGGGGTCGACCTGTCGGAGTTCGACCCCGACGTCCCCCTCGCCGACATCCCGTCGAACGGCGCGCAGTTCTCCGCGCGATTCTTCGCGTCCGCCGACCCCGATCGCGTCTGGACTCTCCGGGAGGTCGCCCACTACATGGGCGTCGGCGGCATGGGACCGGTCATCGTCGGATCGGGCGAGACCGTCGCCGACGAGCTGGAGCGCTGGGCGGAGGTCGCCGACCTCGACGGCTTCAACCTCGCCTACGCCGTGCGCCCCGGCACCTTCGACGACATCATCCGTCACGTCGTGCCGGTCCTGCGCCGCAGGGGCCTCCTCTCCGAGGCCGCCGGCGACTCGACGTTCCGCGAACGGCTGTACGGCGAAGGCCAGACCCGGCTGCACGACGACCATCCGCACCGCCGCATCGCCCTCGACGCGTCCGGACAGGCATGA
- a CDS encoding ABC transporter substrate-binding protein, translating to MRTTLRRGLRVAAVALAAGSIVLSGCASPAEEQADVSGVAEEDRYGGTLNIGLSADPLGVDAAVVNQVWRHVARALSDSLVFLDPETQEIEPWLATDWTVSEDARTYSFTLRDDVTFNDGTALTGEVVKANLESLARPGIHTSARAIVEGISSITVPREDEVVVEFAEPNAAFLPSLSRAHAGIVSQASAEAPVEERQKSLDGSGPFRLVSYTDNQEIVLEAREDYDWAPDYYEHEGRAYLDGVTYKIIPEDSVRNGAVQSGDLDFIYWVDANYIPELEASGLTISYSAVNPATGTEWPVNTSSPLLQDVRVRQALQHGVDRASLAAISSNGVYLVPKGPLSEENPYFSDQSEYLAYDPELSADLLDEAGWDEIGSDGIRVNDAGERLSLRFPRDGAVEQIVQEQWKQIGVELVLDPPLAAEANEKLLSGEYDLAYWYHSSPDADVLRANYGVATGSNRAFIAEDDERGQELDALLQEQNTLLDHDARQAVVDEAARLLVEDAYTLPLETDVDVWAYSPDLQDIKSNGLDQLLYDAWLQGGE from the coding sequence GTGAGGACAACCCTTCGCCGTGGTCTCCGCGTCGCGGCCGTCGCGCTCGCCGCGGGGTCGATCGTGCTGAGCGGCTGCGCATCGCCCGCCGAGGAGCAGGCGGACGTATCCGGCGTCGCCGAGGAGGACCGCTACGGCGGAACGCTGAACATCGGCCTGTCGGCCGACCCGCTCGGCGTGGACGCCGCCGTCGTGAACCAGGTCTGGCGCCACGTCGCCCGCGCGCTCTCCGACTCCCTCGTGTTCCTCGACCCGGAGACGCAGGAGATCGAGCCCTGGCTCGCCACGGACTGGACCGTGAGCGAGGACGCGCGCACGTACAGCTTCACGCTGCGCGACGACGTCACGTTCAACGACGGCACGGCGCTCACGGGCGAGGTCGTCAAGGCGAACCTCGAGAGCCTCGCACGGCCCGGCATCCATACGAGCGCGCGGGCCATCGTCGAGGGCATCTCCTCGATCACGGTGCCCCGCGAGGACGAGGTGGTCGTCGAGTTCGCGGAGCCCAACGCGGCGTTCCTCCCCAGCCTCTCCCGGGCGCACGCGGGCATCGTCTCGCAGGCGAGCGCGGAGGCGCCCGTCGAGGAGCGGCAGAAGAGCCTCGACGGCAGCGGCCCGTTCCGGCTCGTGTCCTACACCGACAACCAGGAGATCGTGCTCGAGGCGCGCGAGGACTACGACTGGGCGCCCGACTACTACGAGCACGAGGGTCGTGCCTACCTCGACGGCGTCACCTACAAGATCATCCCCGAGGACTCGGTCCGCAACGGCGCCGTCCAGAGCGGCGACCTCGACTTCATCTACTGGGTCGACGCGAACTACATCCCCGAGCTCGAGGCCTCGGGGCTCACGATCAGCTACAGCGCGGTGAACCCCGCGACGGGCACCGAATGGCCCGTGAACACGTCGTCGCCGCTGCTGCAGGACGTCCGCGTGCGGCAGGCGCTTCAGCACGGCGTCGACCGCGCGTCGCTCGCCGCCATCTCGTCGAACGGCGTGTACCTCGTCCCCAAGGGGCCGCTCAGCGAGGAGAACCCGTACTTCTCCGATCAGAGCGAGTACCTCGCATACGACCCCGAGCTCTCGGCCGACCTGCTCGACGAGGCGGGATGGGACGAGATCGGCAGTGACGGCATCCGCGTGAACGACGCCGGCGAACGGCTGTCGCTGCGCTTCCCGCGCGACGGCGCCGTCGAGCAGATCGTCCAGGAGCAGTGGAAGCAGATCGGCGTCGAGCTCGTGCTCGACCCGCCGCTCGCGGCGGAGGCGAACGAGAAGCTCCTGTCGGGCGAGTACGACCTCGCCTACTGGTACCACTCCTCGCCCGACGCCGACGTCCTGCGCGCCAACTACGGCGTGGCGACGGGATCCAACCGGGCTTTCATCGCCGAGGACGACGAGCGCGGGCAGGAGCTGGACGCACTCCTGCAGGAGCAGAACACCCTGCTCGACCACGACGCCCGTCAGGCGGTCGTCGACGAGGCCGCTCGCCTCCTCGTGGAGGACGCCTACACCCTGCCGCTCGAGACCGACGTCGACGTCTGGGCGTACAGCCCCGACCTGCAGGACATCAAGAGCAACGGCCTCGATCAGCTCCTGTACGACGCGTGGCTGCAGGGCGGCGAGTGA